From a single Cherax quadricarinatus isolate ZL_2023a chromosome 45, ASM3850222v1, whole genome shotgun sequence genomic region:
- the LOC128702265 gene encoding uncharacterized protein isoform X1, with protein MIDCNKLYNTVLSEMFCSECCVEIMQTKYYDQHLETVVVLECPGCGHQLGEKPSEKNVENEITCRMVYGEMVAGEGYSAFTRRNALCTLPHITLETYNKYASMITEKCIESCQKILAESRDLIVEEYRKLKIEPDVNGILDIDVTYDGTWHKRGHHSNIGIGIVIDAVTKLVVDYQVLCKYCHVCAYMESSYSKQTTSLEKYEQYKNEHEHKCYINYSGTAAKMESDAAAKIWQRSLDKNLRYKTIVSDGDSSTYKTIVDLNDGEGPYPDVNVEKQECINHYSKRLKTRLTNLVKSHYVEKELKTGRKRKEFAMKKKGMLTDFVINKLAQYFHKNLREKIGHGVEDMRNSIMASFFHCSSTDEKPQHHLCPTGDKSWCFYQKAAAADLPPPSHTKMKVQFQLEPAYMEEVHNVYKDLTSDEMMQRCIKGRTQNCNESLHHRIWCYCNKAKYQTKRHADFAVSHAVADYNSGYVRSCLDTALGYRRSAVTQKQLELMEKNMKEQRKRRGMKRKRELDTSYEPGGH; from the coding sequence ATGATCGATTGTAATAAATTATATAATACTGTCTTATCGGAAATGTTTTGCTCGGAGTGTTGTGTCGAAATAATGCAAACTAAATATTATGACCAACATCTAGAGACggttgttgttctagagtgtcctGGTTGTGGACATCAGTTGGGGGAAAAACCTAGTGAGAAAAATGTAGAGAATGAGATAACTTGCAGGATGGTGTATGGGGAAATGGTAGCTGGTGAAGGATACAGTGCATTTACTCGTAGAAATGCGTTGTGCACTCTTCCACATATCACTCTAGAAACATACAATAAATATGCGTCTATGATAACAGAAAAATGTATCGAGTCATGCCAGAAAATACTTGCAGAATCTAGGGACCTTATTGTTGAGGAATATCGCAAATTGAAAATTGAACCAGATGTCAATGGAATTCTTGACATTGATGTAACATATGACGGTACATGGCACAAAAGGGGACATCACTCAAATATAGGCATTGGTATAGTTATCGATGCAGTGACGAAATTAGTGGTTGACTATCAAGTTTTGTGCAAGTACTGTCATGTGTGTGCCTATATGGAAAGTTCTTACAGCAAACAGACAACATCTCTTGAAAAATATGAACAGTATAAAAATGAACACGAACATAAATGCTACATAAACTATTCAGGAACAGCTGCAAAGATGGAAAGTGATGCAGCAGCAAAAATTTGGCAACGATCTCTTGACAAAAACCTGAGATACAAAAcaatagtgagtgatggtgacagcagtacGTATAAAACCATTGTTGACCTGAACGATGGTGAGGGACCATATCCAGATGTAAATGTTGAAAAACAGGAATGCATCAATCACTATTCAAAACGTCTCAAGACCAGACTAACAAATTTGGTGAAGTCACACTATGTTGAAAAAGAATTGAAGACTGGAAGGAAAAGGAAGGAGTTCGCCATGAAGAAAAAGGGCATGCTGACAGACTTTGTAATTAATAAGTTAGCACAGTACTTTCATAAGAACCTGAGAGAGAAGATCGGTCATGGAGTTGAGGATATGAGGAATTCTATCATGGCAAGCTTCTTCCATTGTTCCTCAACTGATGAAAAACCTCAGCATCACCTTTGCCCAACAGGTGATAAATCCTGGTGTTTCTAccagaaagcagcagcagcagaccttCCTCCACCATCTCACACCAAGATGAAAGTGCAGTTCCAACTGGAACCTGCATACATGGAGGAGGTGCATAATGTCTACAAAGACCTAACATCAGATGAAATGATGCAGCGTTGTATAAAAGGCAGAACGCAAAACTGTAATGAAAGTCTGCATCACCGCATATGGTGTTACTGCAATAAAGCCAAATATCAAACCAAGAGGCATGCTGATTTCGCAGTCAGCCATGCTGTTGCTGACTACAATAGTGGATATGTGAGGAGCTGTCTGGACACAGCACTGGGCTACAGACGTTCAGCAGTGACTCAAAAACAACTTGAATTAATGGAGAAGAACATGAAGGAACAACGGAAGCGAAGAGGAATGAAGAGGAAAAGGGAGCTGGACACGTCCTACGAGCCTGGAGGACATTAG
- the LOC128702265 gene encoding uncharacterized protein isoform X2 codes for MPAKKKQFAKNISHKRKRHIEAMIRSIQAKRAAAAVVGDAATMLVPPPSSQDLSLFTATELLDISCSETRKTKYRSPANMPTSTTAATTTTTTSTAATTYTTSTAATTTTTTSTATTTTTTTSMTLSTATVTTTTSTAIPYVATKRSRDRPRKNVPVATRRPFGRPKGSKNKRRPNCFVLIPYEASTSTTTQDVATSTSTTSQDVATSTSTTSQDVATSTSTTSQDVATSTSTTTSQDVATSTSTATSSRMTTSVASTSTATPGVANSSDIDTSVASDNPVSSDKTVSSDNPVSTPASAEVSSATKSVII; via the coding sequence ATGCCTGCAAAGAAGAAACAGTTTGCCAAGAACATTAgccacaagaggaaaaggcacatAGAAGCAATGATAAGGTCTATACAAgcaaagagagcagcagctgctgtggttggtgacgccgccacgatgctagtaccaccaccctcctctcaAGACCTATCCTTGTTCACTGCTACTGAACTATTGGATATTTCATGTTCAGAAACAAGGAAGACAAAATATAGGAGCCCCGCAAATATGCCCACCTCCACCAcggctgctactaccacaactactacctccactgctgctactacctatactacctccactgctgctactaccacaactactacctccactgctactactaccacaactactacctccatgACCCTCTCTACGGCCACTGTCACGACTACTACCTCCACGGCCATTCCGTATGTGGCCACCAAACGTTCGCGTGATCGACCCAGAAAAAACGTACCTGTGGCCACACGACGTCCATTTGGCCGACCAAAAGGATCTAAGAACAAAAGACGTCCCAATTGCTTTGTATTGATCCCATATGaggccagcacctccaccaccacccaagatgtggccaccagcacctccaccaccagccaagatgtggccaccagcacctccaccaccagccaagatgtggccaccagcacctccaccaccagccaagatgtggccaccagcacctccaccaccaccagccaagatgtggccaccagcacctccacggCCACTTCATCTCGTATGACCACATCTGTGGccagcacctccactgccaccccAGGTGTGGCCAACAGCTCAGATATTGATACTAGTGTTGCGAGTGATAATCCAGTGTCGAGTGATAAAACAGTGTCGAGTGATAATCCAGTGTCAACACCTGCATCTGCTGAGGTGTCAAGTGCCACAAAGAGTGTCATTATTTAG